The genomic window TCAAGTCCTCTAAAGCTTACCACTCTATTATTTCATCTGCCTCTTCCTCCATCTCCTCCTCACTCCCACGCCCATCATCCTCCTCTCCAGCCTGCTCCTCCTCCAAGCCTAAAGCGACTGTCTCCATCTCTCACTCTTCTCCTCTTCCTTCATCCTGTTCTTCTGCATCCTCCACTCCCATTCCTCAACTCCTCTCCTCCTCACCTCACCCTCCCCGTGCCCCCACACCCTTCTTGTTGCCAGGAGCCAAGCCTGAACACGAGTCCAGCTCCAGTAAGATTCCAGCACCCTTCCCTAACTTGCTTCAGCACAAGCCCCCTCTTCTGGCATTTCCCCAGCCAGCTGCTGCCTCCAGTGGGGTTGGGGCTCAGCACAAGTCCAGCTCAGCCAAGATCAGCATGCAATCAGGCTCCAGCCTGCCAGTGTCAACCAGCACCCCCTCCGGCACTTGTTCCAACAGTACTTCCAAAGAGTCCTCTGGAGTCGAGAAGGAAAGGGAAAAGGAGAGGAGGGAAGGACAGCTGGGACCAGCTCCAGGACTCAGAGCCCGCAGTCATTCCACTCCTCTTCCTCCATCGTCGAAATCATCCTCTCCATATTCCAACCacaaccaccaccaccatcatcatcacccACACCACCGGCCTTCCCACTATCATCATTACCGCAAGCCTGAGAAAGAGACCTTGCCAGCAGGCAAAGGGTCAGGACATGCTCAGTCCTCCACACAGACTCAAACCCAGTCAAAGTCAGTCAGCTTCCTGCTCAAGTCAGAGAAACCTGAACGAGACAGGGATAGGGAAAGAGACAGAGAGCGGGACAGAGAGAGGGATCGTGATCGAGAACGAGACCTGAGCACACCATTGTCCAGCCAGTCGGATACCCTCTCCTCGAACACATATACGCACACTTCTCAAACTGGTACTAGCACCACGCCAACCCCGAGTCTACCACAATCATCAACAGCAGCCACAGCACCatgctcctcctcctcttcttctaccCAGCGTCCCCCATCTCGTTCTCATATGCACCGTTCACACACACCCAACTTGTCTCATGGCCTTCCTGCTTACAAACCTCCCCCCGCCGACAGCCCCCTGCTCTGGACCTACCCTTCTGCTGGTTTCCGCCGGCCGCCCGCCTACGACAGCCTGCGTGGGGGCTCGCAGTTGCCATCCTTGCACACAGACCCAACAAAAACTGGATGTACAACCCAGGCATTGCAGGCCAAGGCTGGGTTCATTCCATGGGAGAATGCAGCTGGATTGGAGCTCACCAATGAACAGGCTTACTGGCCCATGCACAGAAAATTATCATTCAGTCATGGGAGCCGAGATACAGACAGTGAGTGATGGTGGAGAGAGTGTGAAATGAGAATGAGGGTTAATGGGAGAAGGATTTAGTAAATGGGGATATTTGAAAGATGGTAACTTTAACAGGATACTTGTTTGGAAAGTTTTTCTTTagcttttatttgtaatttactgTATACGCAGTGGCCTCAAACAGTATCTGGCACTTTTTtaaagacttaatatcttaataTCATTGTATTAGATACAAAATAGCAAAC from Xyrauchen texanus isolate HMW12.3.18 chromosome 3, RBS_HiC_50CHRs, whole genome shotgun sequence includes these protein-coding regions:
- the LOC127629647 gene encoding neuronal tyrosine-phosphorylated phosphoinositide-3-kinase adapter 1-like isoform X2; protein product: MSSGSAQDVAVENFLRDIERRGQWLHCAVIGCEEEHPCGDMNLLYRKSRLDWRHRDQEGKKSSNYKDASSATVGKVRDLTSFRRHFRMGFMTMPASQDLSPHSCTAAMAPRSQSCHAVGTGEGEELENGYYEDSDPQNQSNPSRCPPAKPKRHPNTCLSSTHQQEHPFRGVHAPPDTPPPPPPNHLSKHQEKRNAMKKSDSGEMSGRKVPPLKPKRSPSTQLSFDPPPPRVQNPNTPLPFQSSESSPQGEGGDDEPVYIEMVGQVFTRETHNAPTPHPLTPSATTPDSDSDQGEAIYEEMKYPLTDNAARAAHRRLPLKHERIKSSKAYHSIISSASSSISSSLPRPSSSSPACSSSKPKATVSISHSSPLPSSCSSASSTPIPQLLSSSPHPPRAPTPFLLPGAKPEHESSSSKIPAPFPNLLQHKPPLLAFPQPAAASSGVGAQHKSSSAKISMQSGSSLPVSTSTPSGTCSNSTSKESSGVEKEREKERREGQLGPAPGLRARSHSTPLPPSSKSSSPYSNHNHHHHHHHPHHRPSHYHHYRKPEKETLPAGKGSGHAQSSTQTQTQSKSVSFLLKSEKPERDRDRERDRERDRERDRDRERDLSTPLSSQSDTLSSNTYTHTSQTGTSTTPTPSLPQSSTAATAPCSSSSSSTQRPPSRSHMHRSHTPNLSHGLPAYKPPPADSPLLWTYPSAGFRRPPAYDSLRGGSQLPSLHTDPTKTGCTTQALQAKAGFIPWENAAGLELTNEQAYWPMHRKLSFSHGSRDTDKEDGSTWNGSTDALLRRDRDDIAMRGGGHSGIPVRATGRQSESLAGVDGPPGLRGLIRAGLPLPCQTFPACRNGGEIQLK